A window of the Kosakonia radicincitans DSM 16656 genome harbors these coding sequences:
- a CDS encoding barstar family protein, with protein MNTYTFDFKNIDDQGAFYREFSRQFELGSGKIRDLDSLWDAVMAGALPLPLEIEFVHLPERQRRRFGALILLFDEAEEELEGELRFNVR; from the coding sequence ATGAATACCTACACTTTCGATTTTAAAAACATCGACGATCAGGGCGCGTTCTACCGGGAGTTCTCGCGCCAGTTCGAGCTGGGAAGCGGCAAAATTCGCGATCTCGATTCACTGTGGGACGCGGTGATGGCGGGAGCATTACCTTTGCCGCTGGAGATAGAGTTTGTTCATCTGCCGGAGCGACAGCGCCGCCGTTTTGGCGCATTGATCCTGTTGTTTGATGAAGCGGAAGAGGAGCTGGAAGGCGAGCTGCGTTTTAATGTGCGTTAA
- the yhcN gene encoding peroxide/acid stress response protein YhcN gives MKRNLIIASLGLASLISFGASAATLVNSEQASNLQPMGSVSVSQVAGVPMDIRQELSAKADQAGASSYRIVEARTGDHTHVTAELYK, from the coding sequence ATGAAACGCAATCTAATCATCGCATCCCTTGGCCTTGCATCCCTGATCTCTTTCGGCGCAAGCGCTGCAACGCTGGTTAACAGCGAACAAGCAAGCAACCTCCAACCTATGGGCAGTGTTTCTGTTTCACAGGTTGCCGGTGTACCGATGGATATTCGCCAGGAACTCTCTGCGAAAGCTGACCAGGCGGGCGCCAGCAGCTATCGCATCGTTGAAGCACGTACGGGTGACCACACCCACGTCACGGCGGAACTGTATAAATAA
- the yhcN gene encoding peroxide/acid stress response protein YhcN — protein MNIKSTVATLGILSALSFGAFAADSISADQAQSRQSLGTVSVGSVASSPMDMRAELNKKAEEQGASSYRIIEARTGDNWHATAELYK, from the coding sequence ATGAATATCAAATCAACTGTTGCAACACTCGGCATTCTCTCAGCACTGTCATTTGGCGCTTTCGCTGCCGATTCCATCAGCGCAGACCAGGCGCAATCACGCCAGTCTCTGGGCACAGTATCCGTAGGATCTGTCGCCTCCTCTCCGATGGATATGCGTGCTGAACTGAACAAAAAAGCGGAAGAACAAGGTGCTTCTTCTTATCGCATTATCGAAGCACGTACCGGTGACAACTGGCACGCAACAGCCGAACTGTACAAATAA
- the argR gene encoding transcriptional regulator ArgR — MRSSAKQEELVKAFKALLKEEKFSSQGEIVQALQDEGFDNINQSKVSRMLTKFGAVRTRNAKMEMVYCLPIELGVPTTSSPLKNLVLDIDYNDAVVVIHTSPGAAQLIARLLDSLGKAEGILGTIAGDDTIFTTPARGFTVKDLYEAILVLFEQEL; from the coding sequence ATGCGAAGCTCGGCAAAACAAGAAGAATTAGTTAAAGCGTTTAAGGCGCTTCTTAAAGAAGAGAAATTCAGTTCTCAGGGAGAAATTGTCCAGGCTTTACAAGATGAAGGCTTCGACAATATCAATCAGTCTAAAGTCTCCCGCATGCTGACCAAATTCGGTGCGGTGCGTACGCGCAACGCAAAAATGGAGATGGTCTACTGCCTGCCGATTGAACTGGGCGTCCCGACAACCTCCAGCCCGCTGAAGAACCTGGTGCTGGATATCGATTACAACGATGCCGTTGTGGTGATTCACACCAGCCCGGGCGCAGCGCAGCTTATTGCACGCCTGCTGGATTCCCTGGGTAAAGCAGAAGGTATCCTCGGCACCATTGCTGGTGACGATACGATTTTTACCACCCCAGCCAGAGGTTTCACCGTTAAAGATCTCTACGAAGCGATCCTCGTGTTGTTCGAGCAGGAACTCTGA
- the mdh gene encoding malate dehydrogenase: MKVAVLGAAGGIGQALALLLKTQLPSGSELSLYDIAPVTPGVAVDLSHIPTDVSIKGFSGDDATPALEGADVVLISAGVARKPGMDRSDLFNVNAGIVKNLVTQVAKTAPKACIGVITNPVNTTVAIAAEVLKKAGVYDKNKLFGVTTLDIIRSNTFVAELKHKSPGDIEVPVIGGHSGVTILPLLSQVPGVSFSEQEVAELTKRIQNAGTEVVEAKAGGGSATLSMGQAAARFGLSLVRALQGEKGVVECAYVEGDGEYARFFSQPLLLGKNGIEERHAIGKLSAYEQQSLEGMLDTLKKDIQLGVDFVNR; the protein is encoded by the coding sequence ATGAAAGTCGCAGTCCTCGGCGCGGCCGGCGGTATCGGTCAGGCGCTAGCCCTACTACTGAAAACACAACTGCCTTCTGGTTCAGAACTCTCTCTCTATGATATTGCTCCTGTAACCCCCGGGGTTGCTGTTGATCTCAGCCATATTCCAACTGATGTGAGCATTAAAGGTTTCTCCGGCGATGATGCGACTCCTGCGCTGGAAGGGGCCGATGTCGTACTGATTTCCGCTGGCGTGGCGCGTAAACCGGGTATGGATCGTTCCGACCTGTTTAACGTCAACGCGGGCATTGTGAAAAACCTGGTCACCCAGGTGGCGAAAACCGCGCCGAAAGCCTGTATTGGCGTCATTACTAACCCGGTTAATACCACCGTCGCCATTGCGGCGGAAGTGCTGAAAAAAGCGGGTGTCTACGACAAGAACAAACTGTTTGGCGTCACTACGCTGGACATTATTCGCTCCAATACTTTTGTTGCCGAACTGAAACATAAATCACCGGGCGATATCGAAGTGCCGGTGATTGGTGGCCATTCCGGCGTTACCATTCTGCCGCTGCTGTCGCAGGTACCGGGCGTCAGCTTTAGCGAGCAAGAAGTCGCAGAACTGACAAAACGCATTCAGAATGCTGGTACTGAAGTGGTGGAAGCGAAGGCGGGTGGCGGTTCGGCTACGCTCTCGATGGGGCAGGCCGCTGCGCGTTTTGGTTTGTCGCTGGTTCGTGCGCTGCAAGGCGAGAAAGGCGTGGTTGAATGCGCCTATGTTGAAGGCGATGGCGAATATGCGCGCTTCTTCTCACAGCCGCTGCTGCTGGGGAAAAACGGCATTGAAGAGCGCCATGCTATCGGCAAGCTTAGCGCTTATGAACAACAGTCGCTGGAAGGTATGCTGGACACGCTGAAAAAAGATATTCAACTGGGCGTGGATTTCGTTAACCGCTAA